In a genomic window of Lacrimispora sp. BS-2:
- a CDS encoding GTP pyrophosphokinase family protein, with amino-acid sequence MNINMNPNSELNQSIVNVPNLVQVPDPLLKQAYQFQEAMMMYTCAIREIKTKLEVLNDELSVRNSRNPIEMVKSRVKKPISIVEKLQRRGLPVSLESMMDNLDDVAGIRVICSFLDDIYAVADMLARQDDVHIIAIKDYICHPKKNGYRSYHMIVEIPVFFSDQKKWMRAEVQIRTIAMDFWASLDHQLKYKKEVEEYSQEISTELRECADVIAQTDERMLNIRKRIEDHGVTISK; translated from the coding sequence ATGAATATTAATATGAACCCCAATAGTGAATTGAACCAGTCCATTGTGAATGTTCCCAATCTGGTTCAGGTTCCAGACCCGCTTTTAAAGCAGGCATACCAGTTTCAGGAAGCTATGATGATGTATACCTGTGCCATTCGGGAGATCAAGACAAAGCTGGAGGTTTTAAATGACGAGCTGTCAGTAAGAAACTCCAGAAACCCCATTGAAATGGTTAAATCCAGAGTAAAAAAGCCCATAAGCATTGTGGAAAAACTGCAGCGCAGAGGGCTGCCGGTTTCCCTGGAATCCATGATGGACAATCTGGATGATGTGGCAGGAATCCGCGTAATCTGCTCCTTCCTTGATGATATTTATGCGGTGGCAGATATGCTGGCCCGCCAGGATGATGTGCATATCATTGCCATAAAGGATTATATCTGCCATCCCAAAAAAAACGGGTACCGCAGCTACCATATGATCGTAGAGATCCCCGTATTCTTTTCCGACCAGAAAAAATGGATGAGGGCAGAGGTCCAGATCCGCACCATTGCAATGGATTTCTGGGCCAGCCTGGATCACCAATTGAAATATAAAAAAGAAGTGGAAGAATATTCCCAGGAAATCAGTACAGAACTGCGGGAATGCGCGGATGTGATCGCACAGACCGATGAAAGGATGCTTAATATCAGAAAGAGGATTGAGGATCATGGAGTTACAATTTCCAAATAA
- a CDS encoding Mrp/NBP35 family ATP-binding protein codes for MSEANCTHNCNTCQENCGSREEQVSFLEPLNPASTVKKVIGVVSGKGGVGKSLVTSMMAVGMNGKGYKTAILDADITGPSIPKAFGLSDYGVGMMPNGLMIPATTATGIEVMSANLILDHETDPVIWRGPVIAGAVKQFWQEALWDGIDYMFVDMPPGTGDVPLTVFQSLPVDGIIIVTSPQELVTMIVEKAVNMAKKMNIPILGLVENMSYLICPDCGKKISVFGESRVDEAAKANGLTVLAKIPIDPRIAAAVDGGTVEYLEAAWLEGAVSAAEKA; via the coding sequence ATGAGTGAAGCAAATTGTACTCATAATTGTAATACCTGTCAGGAGAATTGTGGCAGCCGGGAGGAACAGGTAAGCTTTTTAGAGCCACTTAACCCTGCCAGTACAGTAAAAAAGGTAATCGGCGTTGTAAGCGGAAAGGGCGGTGTAGGCAAGTCCCTGGTAACTTCCATGATGGCGGTAGGCATGAACGGGAAAGGCTATAAAACGGCCATTCTGGATGCGGACATCACCGGCCCCTCCATCCCAAAGGCATTTGGCCTTTCGGATTATGGTGTGGGCATGATGCCCAATGGCCTTATGATCCCTGCAACCACTGCAACGGGAATTGAAGTGATGTCGGCGAACCTGATTCTGGATCATGAGACGGATCCGGTCATCTGGAGAGGTCCTGTCATTGCGGGCGCAGTCAAGCAGTTCTGGCAGGAAGCCCTTTGGGATGGCATTGACTACATGTTCGTGGACATGCCTCCGGGAACCGGAGATGTGCCCTTAACCGTGTTCCAGTCCCTTCCTGTGGACGGAATTATCATTGTGACCTCTCCTCAGGAGCTGGTTACCATGATTGTTGAAAAAGCGGTAAATATGGCGAAAAAGATGAATATACCCATTCTTGGACTGGTTGAGAATATGAGTTACTTAATTTGCCCGGATTGCGGCAAGAAGATTTCTGTGTTTGGAGAAAGCCGCGTTGATGAAGCGGCAAAAGCCAATGGACTTACCGTTCTGGCTAAAATCCCCATTGATCCCCGGATCGCTGCCGCAGTGGATGGCGGTACGGTCGAGTATTTAGAGGCAGCCTGGCTTGAAGGGGCAGTTTCAGCAGCAGAAAAAGCTTAA
- a CDS encoding CidA/LrgA family protein: MKYIRQFSIILFISLAGEIIHLLVPLPVPASIYGLLIMLIGLRKRWIPLEAVEEASTFLIDIMPLMFIPAAVGLLDSWGVLRPILIPFLVITLVSTVIVMVITGKVTQFFIENDSNRKAEKDE; encoded by the coding sequence ATGAAATACATCAGACAATTTAGCATTATTCTTTTTATATCTCTGGCGGGAGAAATTATCCATCTGCTTGTTCCCCTTCCGGTGCCCGCAAGTATCTATGGCCTGTTGATCATGCTGATCGGATTAAGGAAAAGATGGATTCCATTGGAGGCGGTTGAGGAGGCCAGCACATTTCTGATAGACATTATGCCATTGATGTTTATTCCGGCGGCCGTCGGACTTTTGGATTCCTGGGGAGTCCTTCGGCCTATTTTGATCCCTTTTCTGGTCATTACCCTGGTTTCCACAGTCATCGTCATGGTGATCACCGGAAAAGTAACCCAGTTTTTCATCGAAAACGACAGCAATAGAAAGGCAGAAAAAGATGAGTAA
- a CDS encoding S-layer homology domain-containing protein: MNRRRIAASLAFAMAATAVSPMITEASSNFDLRKKVIGVSGIMSVGNPDLSVTRGEFAGMLVNASSYRSTAGKTSNTSVFADVPRNHEYAAQIRIAAEQGWMNGYLGGNFKPDESITLQEAVKGVLGLLGYVNSDFTGDQSGSRLSKYHFLELDENLNKEALEILNKSDCINLFYNLLKTDTKSGTMFGKSLNCELTSDGEIDPFTMVDNSIKGPKIAKSKSRLNSILPFKLSDANIYLDGEPVTNSSDAIDVSLESSDGVLVYYHTISKTVWLYTVGNENENGRSAVFGEITNVVYDSADLMTPGAIILDDGNTYELTSTEMKFAFSSYGDLRVGDTVNLVYTLSVDKDGNETRTVIDYIE, translated from the coding sequence ATGAACAGACGGAGAATAGCGGCTTCCCTGGCTTTTGCAATGGCGGCGACGGCAGTCAGTCCTATGATAACGGAGGCATCAAGTAATTTTGATTTAAGGAAAAAGGTAATCGGAGTCTCGGGAATCATGAGTGTTGGGAATCCGGATCTGTCAGTAACGCGGGGGGAATTTGCCGGTATGCTGGTAAATGCCTCTTCCTATCGAAGCACGGCCGGCAAAACCAGCAACACTTCCGTATTTGCCGATGTGCCAAGAAACCATGAATATGCGGCCCAGATCCGGATTGCAGCGGAACAGGGGTGGATGAACGGATATCTGGGCGGAAATTTCAAACCAGACGAATCCATAACACTTCAGGAGGCGGTAAAAGGAGTTCTGGGACTTTTAGGATATGTAAATTCTGATTTTACCGGTGACCAGTCCGGTTCCAGGCTTTCCAAATATCATTTTCTGGAATTAGATGAGAATCTGAATAAAGAGGCTTTGGAAATCTTAAATAAATCGGATTGTATCAATCTGTTTTATAATTTGTTAAAAACAGATACAAAGTCTGGAACCATGTTTGGAAAAAGCTTGAACTGCGAATTGACAAGTGATGGTGAGATCGATCCGTTTACAATGGTCGACAACAGCATCAAGGGACCGAAAATTGCAAAAAGCAAGAGCAGACTCAACTCTATTTTACCTTTTAAGCTTAGTGATGCCAATATTTATCTTGACGGAGAACCTGTTACAAATTCCAGTGATGCAATTGATGTTTCCCTGGAAAGCTCAGATGGAGTCCTGGTATATTATCATACGATTTCTAAAACCGTGTGGCTTTATACCGTTGGAAATGAAAATGAAAACGGACGTTCCGCCGTATTTGGAGAAATTACCAACGTGGTCTATGATTCTGCGGATTTAATGACGCCGGGAGCAATCATACTGGATGACGGCAACACCTATGAGCTTACCAGCACTGAGATGAAGTTTGCATTTTCTTCCTATGGGGACTTAAGGGTAGGAGATACCGTGAATCTGGTCTACACCCTGTCTGTAGACAAGGATGGAAATGAAACCCGGACTGTCATTGATTATATAGAATAG
- a CDS encoding HlyD family efflux transporter periplasmic adaptor subunit, with the protein MKKIIQKLFSKEKRKGRIKGKKVLVFLIIILAVLAGVMAAAGFKKSKAASATAKSIRTAKVTKQDIVSELSSSGTISPQNTYDITSLIEGEVIAADFEEGDEVEKGQILYQIDTSSMESEMTSVNNSLSRAQENYEAALDDYNSALGDYSGNTYKSTESGYIKSLSIKEGDKVGNNTEIASIYDDKTMKIKLPFLSGEASQITTGQEAGLTLTDTGEQIQGVVTSVSNMDVTLTGGRIVRYVTIEVTNPGGLTTETPATATVGDYVCSMEAAFEPKLETTIKADLSSGVEVGTLLVHEGDYVTKGTPLFTMESKSADKLLRTYKDTLEKAQEALEGAKSKLESTQNTYDNYTITAPISGKVITKNVKAGDKITKSSSGSTTLAVIYDMSGYTFKMSVDELDVKSVKVGQEVIITADAVAGKTFSGTVTNVSLESSASNGVTTYPVTVTLNDGMDELLPGMNVDGVIILDKASDVLAVPADALMRGNQVYVKDETVKEAKGNIPAGFRATEVTTGLINDDYVEITGGLEENQEVYVAQSTVGSSTNIMIPGTMGGINVSPGGSGGGNRSIGSGGSGSGSRSTGNGGGSGSGGRGAGSGGFQP; encoded by the coding sequence ATGAAAAAAATCATTCAGAAATTATTTTCAAAAGAAAAAAGAAAAGGCCGGATAAAGGGAAAAAAAGTTTTGGTTTTTCTGATCATAATCCTTGCGGTGCTGGCCGGAGTCATGGCGGCCGCAGGCTTTAAAAAGTCAAAGGCAGCATCAGCCACTGCAAAGAGCATAAGAACTGCAAAGGTAACAAAGCAGGATATCGTTTCTGAGCTATCCTCCTCCGGAACCATTTCTCCCCAGAATACCTATGACATAACCTCTTTGATTGAAGGAGAAGTCATTGCAGCTGATTTTGAAGAGGGAGATGAGGTGGAAAAGGGACAGATCCTCTATCAGATCGACACCTCATCCATGGAATCAGAGATGACATCTGTAAACAACTCCCTTTCAAGAGCCCAGGAAAATTATGAAGCAGCATTGGATGATTATAATTCTGCCTTAGGTGATTACAGCGGAAACACCTATAAATCTACTGAGAGCGGGTACATAAAGTCTCTTTCCATTAAGGAAGGGGATAAGGTGGGAAACAATACGGAAATTGCTTCCATCTACGATGATAAGACCATGAAAATCAAGCTTCCGTTCCTTTCCGGGGAGGCTTCCCAGATAACGACAGGACAGGAGGCGGGTTTAACTCTTACTGATACAGGAGAACAGATCCAGGGTGTGGTCACTTCCGTCAGCAATATGGATGTAACCTTAACAGGCGGACGCATCGTCCGTTATGTCACCATTGAAGTGACAAATCCAGGCGGTCTTACCACGGAAACCCCGGCTACGGCCACGGTCGGTGATTATGTGTGCAGTATGGAAGCGGCCTTTGAGCCGAAGCTTGAGACGACCATAAAAGCAGACCTATCTTCCGGCGTAGAGGTTGGAACTCTGCTGGTTCATGAAGGGGACTATGTAACAAAGGGAACTCCGCTTTTTACAATGGAAAGCAAGTCTGCGGATAAGCTGCTCCGCACTTATAAAGATACTTTGGAAAAGGCCCAGGAAGCTTTAGAAGGAGCAAAAAGCAAGCTGGAGAGCACTCAGAATACTTATGATAATTACACCATCACTGCTCCCATATCCGGAAAGGTCATTACAAAAAACGTGAAGGCAGGAGATAAGATCACCAAAAGCTCCAGCGGAAGTACAACTCTGGCAGTCATATACGATATGTCAGGCTATACCTTTAAAATGTCTGTGGATGAATTGGATGTCAAGTCCGTTAAAGTGGGTCAGGAGGTAATTATTACGGCGGATGCCGTAGCCGGTAAAACCTTTTCCGGCACAGTTACAAATGTAAGCCTGGAAAGCTCTGCCTCCAACGGCGTTACCACTTATCCGGTTACTGTCACCTTAAATGACGGCATGGATGAGCTTCTCCCCGGAATGAACGTAGACGGAGTGATCATTCTGGATAAAGCCAGCGATGTCCTTGCCGTACCGGCTGATGCGCTGATGCGGGGAAATCAGGTTTATGTAAAGGATGAAACGGTGAAGGAGGCTAAGGGGAACATTCCCGCAGGTTTTAGAGCCACAGAAGTTACCACAGGCCTGATCAATGATGATTATGTGGAAATCACCGGCGGACTGGAAGAGAATCAGGAGGTTTACGTTGCACAATCCACTGTAGGCTCCTCAACAAATATCATGATACCGGGAACCATGGGCGGTATAAATGTATCCCCAGGAGGTTCCGGCGGTGGAAACCGGAGCATAGGAAGCGGCGGTTCCGGCAGTGGAAGCCGGAGTACAGGTAACGGCGGCGGTTCAGGAAGCGGAGGCCGCGGTGCAGGCAGCGGCGGTTTCCAGCCCTGA
- a CDS encoding phosphatase PAP2 family protein yields MPGIEFDILYFLQSIHTPWLDVFMKQITGLGDHGIFWILTGVILLCFKKTRVMGLCVILSLAAGLLVGNAFLKNMIARERPCWIDNSIPLLINNPRDYSFPSGHTLASFEGAVSIWLYNRKWGTAALVLAALIGFSRMYLFVHFPTDVLGGLVLGVLIAVLVHFLVERKISEKNTCFPGNL; encoded by the coding sequence ATGCCTGGCATAGAATTTGATATTTTATATTTTTTACAATCAATACATACTCCCTGGCTGGATGTGTTTATGAAGCAAATAACCGGTCTGGGAGATCACGGGATTTTCTGGATACTCACCGGTGTTATTCTACTGTGTTTTAAAAAGACAAGAGTCATGGGTCTTTGTGTTATTTTATCCCTGGCAGCCGGCTTATTGGTGGGAAATGCATTCTTAAAGAACATGATTGCCAGAGAAAGGCCCTGTTGGATCGATAACAGCATCCCCCTATTAATTAACAATCCCAGAGATTATTCCTTCCCCTCCGGGCATACCCTGGCTTCCTTTGAAGGAGCGGTAAGCATCTGGCTTTATAACCGGAAATGGGGAACTGCAGCTCTGGTTCTGGCGGCACTCATCGGTTTTTCCAGAATGTACTTATTTGTCCATTTTCCCACTGATGTACTGGGAGGGCTGGTACTTGGCGTCCTGATCGCTGTTTTGGTCCACTTCTTGGTAGAGAGAAAAATTTCTGAAAAAAATACTTGCTTTCCAGGGAATCTATGA
- a CDS encoding Cof-type HAD-IIB family hydrolase, with protein MEKKIKAIFFDIDGTLRDFQTKRIPDSAKEALMEARRAGILLFIATGRHKLEMEQEDLLEGILFDGYVTLNGQYCYCGDRIIYDLPINPDEVERTLAFLEEEPFPCMFMEGDRMYINMVNHAVEKVQMDIGTRLPPVLNVERARNQRIYQIIPYVSYDMEQKLKNHLCGCEFIRWHDEMGCDVVPAGGSKWNGIMKMAEHYGFSAHEMAAVGDGNNDISMISGAGLGIAMGNASDEVKGAAGYITDSIETDGLKKAVFHILDYNSLGGMTNE; from the coding sequence ATGGAAAAAAAGATAAAGGCCATTTTTTTTGATATTGATGGTACGCTTCGGGATTTTCAGACAAAACGGATTCCTGACAGCGCAAAAGAGGCACTTATGGAAGCCAGAAGGGCAGGAATCCTTCTGTTTATTGCAACGGGGCGCCATAAGCTTGAAATGGAACAGGAAGACCTTCTGGAGGGGATCCTCTTTGACGGCTATGTGACGTTAAACGGCCAGTATTGTTATTGCGGGGACAGGATCATTTATGATCTGCCCATAAATCCTGACGAAGTGGAACGGACCTTGGCGTTTTTGGAGGAGGAGCCATTTCCCTGTATGTTTATGGAAGGGGACCGGATGTACATCAATATGGTGAATCATGCGGTGGAAAAGGTCCAGATGGATATCGGAACCAGGCTTCCTCCGGTTTTAAATGTGGAACGGGCCAGAAACCAGCGTATTTACCAGATAATACCTTACGTATCATACGACATGGAACAGAAGCTAAAGAACCATCTTTGCGGCTGCGAATTCATACGGTGGCACGACGAGATGGGCTGTGATGTGGTTCCTGCAGGCGGAAGCAAGTGGAACGGGATTATGAAGATGGCAGAGCATTACGGTTTTTCTGCCCATGAGATGGCTGCCGTTGGTGACGGCAATAACGATATTTCCATGATATCCGGTGCAGGTCTGGGAATTGCGATGGGAAATGCCTCTGATGAGGTAAAGGGCGCTGCCGGATACATTACGGATTCGATAGAAACAGACGGCCTAAAAAAGGCTGTCTTCCATATATTAGACTATAATTCATTAGGAGGAATGACCAATGAGTGA
- a CDS encoding response regulator transcription factor, whose protein sequence is MKVLIVEDEVRLADALGQIMKEQHYQADIVYNGTDGLSCGLSGEYDVIVLDVMLPGENGFHVVKKLRDARIQTPVLMLTARDDIQDKVTGLDRGADDYMTKPFIPEELLARIRALSRRQGEVIVEEMKFGDLTLSLSVNDLCCGSKSIHLGYKEFEVLKILIGNSGRIVSKEALISRVWGSDSDAEDNNVEAYISFLRKKLYFVGSKVEINTLRKVGYRLEERL, encoded by the coding sequence ATGAAGGTACTGATTGTAGAAGACGAAGTAAGACTGGCCGATGCTTTGGGACAGATTATGAAGGAGCAGCATTACCAGGCTGATATTGTGTATAATGGAACTGACGGCTTATCCTGCGGTCTTTCCGGGGAATATGACGTCATTGTTTTAGATGTAATGCTTCCGGGAGAAAACGGCTTTCATGTGGTAAAAAAACTGAGAGATGCCCGCATACAGACTCCTGTTCTCATGCTGACCGCACGGGATGACATTCAGGATAAGGTAACCGGACTTGACCGGGGGGCTGATGACTATATGACAAAGCCGTTTATTCCTGAAGAGCTGTTAGCCCGCATCAGGGCCCTATCCCGCCGTCAGGGAGAAGTGATCGTAGAAGAAATGAAATTCGGAGACTTAACCCTTAGTTTGTCTGTCAATGATTTATGCTGCGGCTCCAAATCCATTCATCTTGGATATAAGGAATTTGAGGTGTTAAAAATCCTTATAGGCAATTCAGGCAGAATCGTTTCAAAGGAAGCCCTCATCTCAAGGGTATGGGGCAGTGATTCTGACGCAGAGGATAACAATGTGGAGGCTTATATTTCCTTTTTACGAAAAAAACTGTATTTTGTGGGATCAAAGGTAGAAATAAACACCCTCCGCAAGGTCGGATACCGCCTGGAGGAAAGGTTATGA
- a CDS encoding ABC transporter ATP-binding protein, whose translation MGEEEVRANNGVSLTICRGEFVAIVGKSGSGKSTLMNIIGALDVPTSGEYLLGSEDVGRMSDNQLAGIRNKMIGFIFQQYNLLPRLNLLENVELPLLYAGAGANERNKRAMASLERVGLAEKWKNFPNQLSGGQQQRASIARALAGDPSLILADEPTGALDSKTSREVLNFLKKLNDEGNTIVMITHDRAIAREARRVIRVHDGKINFDGDVNEYSAIL comes from the coding sequence ATGGGAGAGGAAGAGGTCCGTGCAAACAACGGAGTATCCTTAACCATTTGCCGCGGGGAATTCGTGGCGATTGTAGGAAAGTCGGGAAGCGGAAAATCTACGCTTATGAATATCATAGGTGCACTGGATGTTCCCACCTCAGGAGAATATCTTCTGGGCAGTGAGGATGTGGGCAGGATGTCGGATAACCAGCTGGCAGGGATACGGAATAAGATGATCGGCTTTATCTTCCAGCAGTATAATCTGCTTCCCAGACTGAATCTTCTTGAAAATGTGGAACTGCCCCTGTTATATGCAGGGGCAGGGGCCAATGAACGGAACAAACGGGCTATGGCCTCTCTGGAGCGGGTAGGTCTGGCGGAAAAGTGGAAAAATTTTCCTAACCAGCTTTCCGGAGGCCAGCAGCAGAGGGCTTCCATTGCAAGGGCACTGGCAGGAGATCCCTCCCTTATTCTGGCTGATGAACCTACTGGAGCCCTGGATTCAAAAACCAGCCGGGAAGTCCTTAATTTCTTAAAAAAGCTGAACGATGAAGGGAATACCATTGTCATGATCACCCATGACAGGGCCATTGCCCGGGAAGCCAGGCGGGTGATCCGGGTACACGATGGTAAGATTAATTTCGATGGAGACGTAAATGAATATTCTGCAATCCTTTAA
- a CDS encoding folate family ECF transporter S component, with protein MKKFVTLFTDSYRELKSVRTITTSAMFGAVAIVLGMFSINMGNYIRIGFSSIPNGIVSYLFGPVVGGLFSGSLDVLKYLLKPTGAFFPGLTLVTVLAGIMYGCMYYRKPVTLRRVLVSKLLVMLVCNVILNTMCLSILYGKGFMVLLPARALKNLVMWPIDSMIFYTMAKALDTMGVFRTIRKTQTAGIK; from the coding sequence ATGAAAAAATTCGTCACTTTGTTCACCGATTCTTACAGAGAGCTGAAGTCTGTAAGGACCATTACCACCTCAGCCATGTTTGGCGCAGTAGCAATTGTTTTGGGTATGTTTTCCATTAACATGGGAAATTACATCCGGATCGGTTTTTCTTCCATTCCCAACGGAATCGTTTCATATCTGTTTGGTCCGGTAGTAGGAGGCCTGTTTTCCGGAAGCCTGGATGTGCTTAAATATTTATTAAAGCCTACAGGCGCATTTTTTCCGGGACTGACTCTGGTAACCGTTTTGGCAGGTATCATGTATGGCTGCATGTATTACAGAAAGCCTGTCACCTTAAGAAGGGTTCTGGTTTCCAAGCTTCTGGTCATGCTGGTCTGCAACGTGATTCTCAATACTATGTGTCTTTCTATTCTGTACGGAAAGGGCTTTATGGTGCTTCTTCCTGCAAGGGCACTGAAAAACCTGGTCATGTGGCCAATTGACTCCATGATTTTTTATACCATGGCAAAAGCGCTGGATACCATGGGGGTCTTTAGAACAATCCGTAAGACCCAGACTGCGGGAATAAAATAA
- a CDS encoding LrgB family protein — protein sequence MSNTVSDFLFFGAVLSLLGYEVGLRLKKRFKWAVFNPLLISICVVMAFLSAFHIDYEVYNKSAKYISYLLTPATICLAVPLYRQLELLKKHSKAIIAGTLTGVLTTMSSVLLLALIFGLNHQEYVTFLPKSITTAIAMGISEEMRGYVTITVASIIITGIQGSIIAEAVCRVFKITEPIAKGIAIGAASHAVGTTKAIEMGEIEGAMSSLAIATSGLCTVLFASVFSNFL from the coding sequence ATGAGTAATACAGTAAGTGATTTTTTGTTTTTTGGCGCGGTTCTAAGCCTTTTAGGCTATGAAGTGGGACTTCGTTTGAAGAAAAGGTTCAAATGGGCTGTCTTCAATCCCCTTTTAATCTCCATTTGTGTTGTTATGGCATTTTTATCCGCATTTCACATTGATTATGAGGTTTACAACAAAAGCGCCAAATACATCAGCTATCTTCTCACTCCGGCCACCATTTGCCTTGCAGTTCCCCTTTACCGCCAGCTGGAACTTCTTAAGAAACACTCTAAGGCCATCATAGCCGGAACACTGACCGGAGTTCTCACCACAATGAGCAGCGTATTGCTGCTGGCCCTGATCTTTGGTTTAAATCACCAAGAGTACGTGACTTTTTTGCCAAAATCCATTACAACCGCCATTGCGATGGGCATTTCAGAGGAAATGAGAGGATATGTGACCATTACGGTTGCCAGCATCATTATCACAGGCATCCAGGGAAGCATCATTGCGGAGGCCGTATGCAGGGTATTTAAAATCACGGAACCCATTGCCAAGGGCATTGCCATTGGTGCTGCTTCCCATGCCGTCGGGACCACAAAAGCCATAGAAATGGGAGAAATCGAAGGGGCCATGAGCAGCCTGGCCATTGCAACTTCCGGGCTCTGTACTGTTTTATTTGCTTCTGTTTTCTCGAATTTCCTGTAA
- a CDS encoding HAMP domain-containing sensor histidine kinase, whose protein sequence is MIKKLRRRFVLINMAFVISILSAVLGIFYYANFKRVERQTVMALYQAVDRNLPDRLPDKVEFGRRPPKNLPSLVPAFVVTVNSRNSIENIRENNITITKDLATTLVELTKAEDSLQGELKDYSLRYLKVPSTEGTKIVFADQRYERNNLKTLLINCLLVFLVAVFLFLILSIFLSRLALRPVENAWRLQNQFIADASHELKTPLTVILANLQILSHHRECTIMDQQKWLDNTKEEAERMKQLVEELLFLARSDTGAVQASQAAKAALDFSDMVLNGVLLFESIAFENKVKLENEIDQGIILEGFEPQLKQVITILLDNACKYAGKNGSVSVRLKKSSHNAVLTVQNTGTPIPEKDQAHVFERFYRTDESRVRKEGGYGLGLSIAKTIIDHHRGKISLTSSLETGTVFTVSLPISSRQHLNKT, encoded by the coding sequence ATGATAAAAAAATTAAGAAGAAGATTTGTTTTGATTAACATGGCTTTTGTGATAAGCATTCTTTCCGCTGTTCTTGGCATATTTTACTACGCCAACTTTAAGCGTGTGGAACGGCAGACCGTCATGGCTCTTTATCAGGCCGTTGACCGAAACCTGCCGGACCGGCTGCCGGATAAAGTGGAATTTGGCCGCAGGCCTCCAAAAAATCTGCCATCTCTTGTCCCGGCTTTCGTAGTGACCGTAAACAGCCGCAACTCCATAGAAAATATAAGGGAAAACAACATAACCATTACTAAGGACCTGGCTACCACTCTGGTAGAGCTGACAAAGGCGGAGGATTCTCTCCAGGGGGAACTTAAGGACTATTCCCTCCGTTACCTTAAGGTTCCCTCCACGGAGGGCACGAAAATAGTATTTGCAGACCAAAGATATGAACGGAATAATTTAAAGACCCTGCTGATCAATTGTCTGCTTGTCTTTCTTGTGGCGGTTTTTCTTTTTTTGATCCTTAGTATTTTCCTTTCCCGCCTGGCTTTAAGGCCTGTGGAAAATGCATGGCGGTTGCAAAACCAGTTTATTGCCGATGCATCCCATGAACTAAAAACACCTCTTACTGTAATCCTGGCTAATTTGCAGATCCTCTCTCATCATAGGGAATGCACCATCATGGACCAGCAGAAATGGCTGGACAACACAAAGGAAGAAGCAGAACGCATGAAACAGCTTGTGGAAGAGCTGCTTTTTCTGGCCCGGTCCGATACCGGAGCCGTCCAGGCCTCCCAGGCTGCAAAGGCTGCCCTGGATTTCAGTGACATGGTATTAAACGGAGTCCTGCTTTTTGAATCCATTGCCTTTGAAAATAAGGTGAAGCTGGAAAATGAGATTGACCAGGGCATTATCCTGGAAGGCTTTGAACCACAGCTAAAGCAGGTAATCACCATTCTCTTAGACAATGCCTGCAAATACGCAGGAAAAAACGGATCCGTATCTGTCCGCTTAAAGAAATCTTCCCATAATGCCGTCCTGACCGTTCAAAATACGGGAACTCCCATTCCTGAAAAAGACCAGGCCCATGTCTTTGAACGGTTTTACCGGACAGATGAGTCAAGAGTACGCAAGGAAGGAGGCTATGGACTTGGCCTTTCCATTGCAAAGACCATTATTGACCACCACAGGGGGAAAATCAGCCTGACCAGCAGCCTTGAAACAGGAACCGTTTTTACTGTCAGCCTTCCCATTTCTTCCCGGCAGCATTTAAACAAAACTTAG